In a single window of the Shumkonia mesophila genome:
- a CDS encoding ABC transporter substrate-binding protein, with protein sequence MTKKALHVALMAATLAALTAGSPPAHAIEKPDKDTLVVATMWECLPFSMEARRSRFFNESEILDTLVKLDYGMNLVPGLATAWQRHGPTEWTFTLRQGVTFHDGQPLDAEAVKFSLERVAALLPYAGSLLDLAEVTVTAPDAVKIRTNQPYAALPNQLTDAITGIYARSSFDAEGKFVKPVGTGPFRYASYTKQDRTVVERFDGYWGKAPSLKRVVYRYVPDHSARVLSLETGEIDLAVDIPPADVKRLSAAGSGFQVYREPSAGLYYMVLNTAEGRPFADVRARRAVNALIDRQAIVEHALDGVGKPAWQFFAPGFDWVPAGLPAYALDPAAAASTLAAAGFSKEGGAWTKDGKPFAVEILSYSSRTEMPLITEAVSGLLKAAGLETSTKMFTWPGMLSLVQKGQYDAYVVFWTPEMTAHPDLHLLPHFHSAHGMDYNGYRNAELDELLIRGRGLNAGPERQATYGKALTLIHEDAPIVPLVHKIYAAAANASVKGFRVHPSGFFYDFKSVRKD encoded by the coding sequence ATGACCAAGAAAGCCCTTCATGTCGCCCTGATGGCCGCCACGCTGGCCGCCCTGACGGCGGGATCGCCGCCGGCCCACGCCATCGAAAAGCCGGACAAGGACACCCTTGTCGTCGCCACCATGTGGGAATGCCTGCCGTTCTCCATGGAGGCCCGGCGCAGCCGCTTCTTCAACGAAAGCGAGATCCTGGATACCCTGGTCAAGCTCGACTACGGCATGAACCTGGTGCCCGGCCTGGCCACCGCCTGGCAACGCCACGGCCCCACCGAATGGACGTTCACCCTGCGCCAGGGCGTCACGTTCCATGACGGCCAGCCGCTGGACGCCGAGGCGGTCAAGTTTTCGCTCGAACGGGTGGCGGCGTTGCTGCCCTACGCCGGCAGTCTGCTCGATCTGGCCGAGGTCACGGTGACGGCGCCCGACGCCGTGAAGATCCGCACCAACCAGCCGTACGCGGCCCTGCCCAATCAGCTGACCGATGCCATCACCGGCATCTACGCGCGCTCGTCCTTCGACGCCGAGGGCAAGTTCGTCAAGCCGGTCGGCACCGGCCCTTTCCGATACGCCAGCTACACCAAGCAGGACCGCACGGTGGTCGAGCGCTTCGACGGCTATTGGGGCAAGGCGCCCAGCCTCAAGCGGGTGGTCTATCGCTATGTGCCCGACCACAGCGCCCGCGTGCTGTCGCTGGAAACCGGCGAGATCGATCTGGCGGTCGACATCCCGCCGGCCGACGTCAAGCGTCTTTCGGCCGCCGGATCGGGATTTCAGGTCTACCGCGAGCCCTCGGCCGGCCTTTACTACATGGTGCTGAACACCGCCGAGGGCCGGCCCTTCGCCGACGTCAGGGCGCGCCGGGCGGTCAACGCCCTGATCGACCGCCAGGCCATCGTCGAGCATGCGCTGGACGGCGTCGGCAAACCGGCCTGGCAGTTCTTCGCCCCCGGTTTCGATTGGGTGCCGGCCGGCCTGCCCGCCTATGCGCTCGATCCGGCGGCCGCCGCGTCCACCCTGGCTGCGGCCGGCTTCAGCAAAGAGGGCGGGGCGTGGACGAAGGACGGCAAGCCCTTCGCCGTCGAGATCCTCAGCTATTCGTCGCGTACCGAGATGCCCCTCATCACCGAGGCCGTGTCGGGCCTGCTGAAGGCGGCGGGCCTTGAGACCTCGACCAAGATGTTCACCTGGCCCGGCATGCTGAGCCTGGTGCAGAAGGGCCAGTACGACGCCTACGTGGTGTTCTGGACGCCCGAAATGACCGCCCACCCCGATCTTCACCTGCTGCCGCATTTCCACTCGGCGCACGGCATGGACTACAACGGCTATCGCAACGCCGAGTTGGACGAACTGCTGATCCGCGGGCGCGGCCTGAACGCCGGGCCGGAACGCCAGGCGACCTATGGCAAGGCACTGACCCTCATCCACGAGGACGCGCCGATCGTGCCGCTGGTCCACAAGATCTACGCCGCGGCGGCCAACGCGTCGGTCAAGGGGTTCCGCGTCCACCCCTCGGGCTTTTTCTACGACTTCAAGTCGGTCCGCAAGGACTGA
- a CDS encoding abortive infection system antitoxin AbiGi family protein codes for MDVELSYDRAVHSDFLIHWTGKDIDQAHDPKWYDGDHRSKPDPIVEDLYAQRLQSILTYGLWMTEESEREVSVGGSKITIPPTPQCCFTELKLSDSRRHARRYGRLGIGVKRPFLFQRHGRPLAYYGFADTKADDMFLMACWQDLRDRRLLNFFKPMNSDQTELTYELYAESEWRILLFDEHLKDRKIVDPRDSANVEENKYFNGLPPEQQERLKYLIPLDGWFAMIIYPSLGVKNKARWEDSYGVHREIERIKTTPDHGNQVEGLRSPVRGNWPIEVTVDACRNF; via the coding sequence ATGGATGTGGAGCTTAGCTACGACCGTGCCGTTCATTCCGATTTTTTGATCCATTGGACGGGCAAGGACATCGATCAAGCCCATGATCCGAAATGGTATGACGGAGACCATCGTTCGAAGCCCGATCCCATTGTTGAGGACCTCTATGCGCAGCGTCTTCAAAGCATCCTCACATACGGGTTGTGGATGACCGAGGAGAGTGAGCGCGAGGTTTCTGTCGGAGGCTCCAAGATCACGATTCCGCCAACGCCGCAATGCTGTTTCACGGAACTCAAGCTTTCGGACTCGAGGAGGCACGCCAGACGCTATGGGCGTCTCGGGATCGGCGTCAAAAGGCCCTTCTTATTTCAGCGGCATGGGAGACCCTTGGCGTACTATGGGTTTGCTGACACAAAAGCGGACGACATGTTTCTCATGGCATGTTGGCAAGACTTGCGAGACCGGAGGTTATTGAATTTTTTCAAGCCGATGAACAGTGATCAGACAGAGTTGACCTACGAGCTCTATGCTGAATCCGAATGGCGAATTTTGCTATTCGATGAACATTTAAAGGATCGCAAAATCGTTGATCCGAGGGATAGCGCGAACGTTGAAGAGAACAAATATTTCAATGGATTACCTCCTGAGCAACAGGAGAGGCTGAAATACCTGATCCCCTTAGACGGATGGTTTGCAATGATCATATACCCTTCCTTGGGTGTGAAGAACAAAGCTCGCTGGGAAGATAGCTATGGAGTCCACCGCGAAATCGAACGAATCAAAACTACTCCCGATCATGGAAACCAAGTTGAGGGCCTTCGGAGTCCAGTTCGAGGAAACTGGCCTATCGAAGTGACAGTAGACGCTTGCAGAAATTTTTAA
- a CDS encoding aldehyde ferredoxin oxidoreductase family protein, producing the protein MSWQGKILRVDLTAGTCVAEPLNMEWARKYLGQRGLGSKYLAEEVSPKVDPLSPDNKMIFATGPLTGTAVSTGGRWSVVTKGPLTDAIADSNSGGYFGAELKMAGWDMVIFEGKAPRPVYLHIEDERAELLPADGLWGRTVWEVEPAIRERHGDPMLKIASIGRAGEAGVMYACVMNDLDRAAGRSGVGAVMGSKNLKAVAVRGTVGVRVRDPKAFIQAVARARAKLDPSPVRKSFARHGTMAMMDTADRHGVLPTRNCREVQFDGVDKVNVATMTRVRLSDGKPNLIGNKGCFACSIACGRVSKIDPSHFSVQGKPRYLGAQGGLEYEAAFAFGPMAGVADLEALTYANYVCNEDGMDPISFGVTVAAAMELYETGAITEKETGGLALPFGSAEALVALAELTARGEGFGKDIGLGAKRMCEKYGHPEFAMVVKGQEFPGYDPRGMQGMGLAYATSNRGACHMQAKPWSDDFARITTDNKANVVKASQDEVAAIDSAGICFFATNVWTLDDLASQLDAACDGGWTAERMREVGERVWTLERTFNLKAGLTRADDTLPERCLKDAAKSGPAKGMVAELGKMLPEYYALRGWTVDGVPTNETLQRLAL; encoded by the coding sequence ATGTCCTGGCAAGGAAAAATCCTTCGGGTCGATCTCACCGCCGGAACCTGCGTGGCCGAGCCGCTCAACATGGAGTGGGCGCGCAAATACCTGGGCCAGCGCGGCCTGGGCAGCAAATACCTGGCCGAGGAGGTCAGCCCCAAGGTCGATCCCCTAAGCCCCGACAACAAGATGATCTTCGCCACCGGTCCCCTGACCGGCACCGCGGTTTCCACCGGCGGCCGCTGGTCGGTGGTCACCAAGGGGCCGCTGACCGACGCCATTGCCGATTCCAACTCGGGCGGCTATTTCGGGGCCGAGCTCAAGATGGCCGGCTGGGACATGGTCATCTTCGAGGGCAAGGCGCCGCGCCCGGTCTACCTGCATATCGAGGATGAGCGGGCCGAGCTGCTGCCCGCCGACGGCCTGTGGGGCCGCACGGTGTGGGAGGTCGAGCCGGCCATCCGCGAGCGGCACGGCGATCCCATGCTCAAGATCGCCTCCATCGGCCGGGCCGGCGAGGCCGGCGTCATGTACGCCTGCGTGATGAACGACCTGGACCGCGCCGCCGGCCGTTCCGGGGTCGGCGCGGTCATGGGCTCGAAGAACCTGAAGGCGGTGGCGGTGCGCGGCACCGTCGGCGTTCGGGTGCGCGACCCCAAGGCCTTCATCCAGGCCGTGGCCAGGGCGCGGGCCAAGCTCGACCCGTCGCCGGTGCGCAAGTCGTTCGCCCGCCACGGCACCATGGCGATGATGGACACCGCCGACCGCCACGGCGTGCTGCCCACCCGCAACTGCCGCGAGGTGCAGTTCGACGGGGTGGACAAGGTCAACGTCGCCACCATGACGCGGGTGCGCCTTTCCGACGGCAAGCCCAACCTGATCGGCAACAAGGGGTGTTTCGCCTGCTCCATCGCCTGCGGCCGGGTGTCGAAGATCGATCCCAGCCATTTCTCGGTGCAGGGCAAGCCCAGGTACCTGGGCGCCCAGGGCGGCCTGGAATACGAGGCGGCCTTCGCCTTCGGGCCGATGGCCGGCGTTGCCGACCTCGAGGCGCTGACCTATGCCAACTACGTCTGCAACGAAGACGGGATGGACCCCATCTCGTTCGGCGTCACGGTCGCCGCCGCCATGGAGCTTTACGAGACCGGCGCCATTACCGAAAAGGAAACCGGCGGCCTGGCCCTGCCCTTCGGCTCGGCCGAGGCGCTGGTGGCGCTGGCCGAACTGACCGCCCGCGGCGAAGGGTTCGGCAAGGACATCGGGCTCGGCGCCAAGCGGATGTGCGAGAAGTACGGCCATCCCGAATTCGCCATGGTGGTCAAGGGCCAGGAGTTTCCCGGCTACGATCCGCGCGGCATGCAGGGCATGGGCCTGGCCTACGCCACCTCGAACCGCGGCGCCTGCCACATGCAGGCCAAGCCGTGGTCGGACGACTTCGCGCGCATCACCACCGACAACAAGGCCAACGTGGTCAAGGCCAGCCAGGACGAGGTGGCGGCCATCGATTCGGCCGGCATCTGCTTCTTCGCTACCAACGTATGGACGCTGGACGACCTGGCCTCGCAGCTGGACGCCGCCTGCGACGGCGGCTGGACGGCGGAAAGGATGCGCGAGGTGGGGGAAAGGGTGTGGACGCTGGAGCGCACCTTCAACCTGAAGGCCGGGCTGACCAGGGCCGACGACACGCTGCCCGAGCGCTGCCTCAAGGATGCCGCGAAAAGCGGCCCGGCCAAGGGCATGGTCGCCGAACTGGGCAAGATGCTGCCCGAATACTATGCGTTGCGGGGATGGACGGTGGACGGCGTGCCGACCAACGAAACGCTGCAACGGCTGGCGCTCTAG
- a CDS encoding ABC transporter permease, producing the protein MRAHPALARAHSADARRWGRGTGLGALALVLALVTVGPLLAPHDPSAIDLANRLLGPTLDHPLGTDHMGRCVLSRLIYGFRVTPLAAFVVVALAAIAGTAVGLVSGYAGGLPDSLIMRVVEGFFVFPAIAVALVLAAVLGLGMGATVVALAAVHWAEYARVVRNLTLAEKAKPYELAARAAGISPLRILFRHLLPGMVHPIAVLATFSLSWAILSFSGLSFLGLGAEPGTPEWGLMIAEGRAFMRDHPRLILVPGLTIVAIVVLFNVLGDSLRDRMQ; encoded by the coding sequence ATGCGCGCCCACCCCGCCCTCGCTCGTGCCCACAGCGCCGACGCCCGCCGGTGGGGGCGGGGGACCGGCCTTGGCGCCCTGGCGCTGGTGCTTGCCCTGGTCACCGTCGGTCCGCTTCTCGCGCCCCACGATCCCTCGGCGATCGACCTCGCGAACCGCCTGCTGGGCCCCACTCTCGACCATCCCCTCGGCACCGATCACATGGGGCGCTGCGTGCTGAGCCGCCTGATCTATGGCTTCCGGGTGACGCCGCTGGCCGCCTTCGTCGTCGTCGCCCTGGCCGCCATCGCGGGAACCGCCGTCGGCCTGGTGTCGGGCTACGCCGGGGGACTGCCCGACAGCCTGATCATGCGGGTGGTGGAGGGGTTCTTCGTCTTTCCGGCCATTGCCGTGGCCCTGGTGCTGGCCGCCGTGCTCGGCCTCGGCATGGGGGCGACGGTGGTGGCGCTGGCCGCCGTCCACTGGGCCGAATATGCCCGGGTGGTGCGCAACCTGACGCTGGCCGAGAAGGCCAAGCCTTACGAACTGGCGGCGCGGGCCGCCGGGATTTCGCCGCTGCGCATCCTGTTCCGCCACCTTTTGCCCGGCATGGTTCACCCCATCGCCGTGCTGGCGACCTTCTCGCTGTCGTGGGCCATCCTGTCCTTCTCGGGATTGAGCTTCTTAGGCCTCGGCGCCGAGCCGGGCACCCCGGAATGGGGCCTGATGATCGCCGAGGGGCGCGCCTTCATGCGCGACCATCCCCGCCTGATCCTGGTTCCCGGCCTGACCATCGTGGCCATCGTCGTCCTCTTCAACGTGCTGGGCGATTCGCTCCGCGACCGCATGCAATGA
- a CDS encoding ABC transporter permease has translation MKKAMLRRLGQSLALLVLLSMFSFALMHVMPGDFAELLLIERMGGDLPARDVLARFKAEQGFNDPVARQYLRWLGGILQGEPGVSFQSGDGVWAEIGLRVENTLILAAASIGVSLVLAVPIGVVAAARQGSAWDRLSMLLAVMGMAIPNFWYSLIMVMVFSLFLGWLPVSGYGHWTHIVLPALVIGTSTAGVTARFIRSCVLDVLSRDFIRTAHSKGLGEIRVLFGHALPNALVPVVTLLGLQIGKMFDGVVVVETIFAWPGIGRLLVESIFGRDFPVLQLCVLVVGAVYIAVNLAVDLLVMAIDPRIRGAL, from the coding sequence TTGAAGAAAGCCATGCTGCGCCGCCTCGGCCAATCGCTCGCCCTGCTGGTCCTGCTGTCGATGTTCAGCTTCGCGCTGATGCACGTCATGCCGGGCGATTTCGCCGAACTCCTGCTCATCGAGCGGATGGGCGGCGACCTTCCCGCCCGCGACGTCCTGGCCCGCTTCAAGGCGGAGCAGGGGTTCAACGACCCCGTCGCACGGCAATACCTGCGCTGGCTGGGCGGCATCCTGCAAGGCGAGCCGGGGGTATCGTTTCAGTCCGGAGACGGCGTGTGGGCCGAAATCGGCCTCCGGGTCGAGAACACGCTGATCCTGGCGGCGGCCAGCATCGGCGTTTCACTGGTCCTCGCGGTACCCATCGGCGTCGTCGCGGCGGCCCGCCAGGGCTCCGCGTGGGACCGGCTTTCCATGCTGCTTGCCGTCATGGGCATGGCGATTCCCAATTTCTGGTACTCGCTCATCATGGTCATGGTGTTCTCGCTCTTCCTGGGCTGGCTGCCGGTTTCGGGGTACGGGCATTGGACCCATATCGTGCTGCCGGCCCTGGTCATCGGCACCTCGACGGCCGGCGTCACCGCCCGCTTCATCCGCAGCTGCGTTCTCGACGTGCTGTCCCGGGATTTCATCCGCACGGCCCACTCCAAGGGCCTGGGCGAGATCAGGGTCCTGTTCGGCCACGCGCTTCCCAACGCCCTGGTGCCGGTCGTCACCCTGCTCGGCCTGCAGATCGGCAAGATGTTCGACGGCGTGGTGGTGGTCGAAACCATCTTCGCCTGGCCGGGGATCGGCCGCCTGCTGGTCGAATCCATTTTCGGCCGCGACTTTCCGGTTCTCCAACTGTGCGTGCTGGTGGTCGGCGCCGTCTACATCGCGGTCAACCTGGCGGTCGACCTGCTGGTCATGGCCATCGACCCGCGCATCCGGGGGGCGCTGTGA
- a CDS encoding 4Fe-4S dicluster domain-containing protein, protein MLKSLHIDPGKCTNCLLCELACSFENEEVFNPAKSRIKVFAFHDQGRYVPYTCTQCAEAWCMSACPVDAISVDPATGAKVVSGDLCVGCKVCTIACPFGTVNYNHSTGKVIKCDLCGGEPACAAMCPTGAIAYVDADWTGYDKMRRWAGKTDSGTAQAHA, encoded by the coding sequence ATGCTCAAGTCGCTGCATATCGATCCGGGGAAGTGCACCAACTGCCTGTTGTGCGAACTGGCCTGCTCGTTCGAGAACGAGGAGGTTTTCAACCCCGCCAAGTCGCGCATCAAGGTCTTCGCCTTCCACGACCAGGGACGCTATGTCCCCTACACCTGCACCCAGTGCGCCGAGGCGTGGTGCATGAGCGCCTGCCCGGTCGATGCCATTTCGGTCGACCCCGCCACCGGCGCCAAGGTGGTGTCGGGCGACCTGTGCGTCGGGTGTAAGGTGTGCACCATCGCCTGCCCCTTCGGCACCGTGAACTACAACCACTCGACCGGCAAGGTCATCAAGTGCGACCTGTGCGGCGGCGAGCCGGCCTGCGCGGCGATGTGCCCGACCGGGGCCATCGCCTATGTCGATGCCGACTGGACGGGTTACGACAAGATGCGCCGCTGGGCCGGCAAGACCGATTCCGGCACCGCCCAGGCCCACGCCTGA
- a CDS encoding NAD(P)/FAD-dependent oxidoreductase — MRYVLIGGGPAGVTAAETLRRVEPTADITLIGGEAGPPYCRMAIPYFLAGDIAEEGTHFRHAGDHYARLGIRYLNDRVEAISAADGRIRLAGGADLAYDRLLLATGSRPAMLPVAGLDTPGVHSCWTLDDARRIAARATAGAEVVLIGAGFVACIIMQALAQRGMKLTVVAGSSGRMVRSMMDETAGDLIMRWCRERGVSVLTGQRVAAIEAGPTVLLADGQALKADLVVVASGVRPNSEFAAAAGVAVEEGIAVDEYLRTSVEGIFAAGDVAQGPDFSTRTRSVHAIQPTATEHGRVAALNMAGHTVAYRGSLGMNVLDTLGLISSSFGHWQGVAGGEAAVHLDAARFRYMDLKFDGDRLIGVNSVGRTENLGALRGLIQKRTRLGAWKDRLMANPYRFMEALVAATA; from the coding sequence ATGCGCTATGTACTGATCGGTGGCGGACCGGCCGGCGTCACGGCGGCGGAAACCTTGCGCAGGGTCGAGCCGACGGCCGACATCACGCTGATCGGCGGCGAGGCCGGCCCCCCCTATTGCCGGATGGCCATTCCCTATTTCCTGGCCGGCGACATCGCCGAGGAAGGCACCCATTTCCGCCATGCGGGCGACCATTACGCCCGCCTCGGCATCCGCTATCTCAACGACCGGGTCGAGGCGATTTCGGCCGCCGACGGCCGCATCCGCCTGGCCGGCGGCGCCGACCTCGCCTATGACCGCCTTCTGCTGGCCACCGGCTCGCGCCCGGCCATGCTGCCGGTGGCGGGCCTCGACACCCCCGGCGTGCACTCCTGCTGGACGCTCGACGACGCCCGGCGCATCGCCGCCCGGGCCACCGCCGGGGCCGAGGTGGTGCTGATCGGCGCCGGTTTCGTCGCCTGCATCATCATGCAGGCCCTCGCCCAACGCGGCATGAAGCTCACCGTGGTGGCCGGCAGTTCCGGGCGCATGGTGCGCAGCATGATGGACGAGACGGCCGGCGATCTGATCATGCGCTGGTGCCGCGAGCGCGGGGTTTCCGTGCTGACCGGCCAGCGGGTGGCCGCCATCGAGGCCGGGCCGACGGTGCTGCTGGCCGACGGCCAGGCGCTGAAGGCCGACCTGGTGGTGGTGGCCTCGGGCGTCCGGCCCAATTCGGAATTCGCCGCCGCCGCCGGGGTCGCCGTCGAGGAAGGCATCGCGGTCGACGAATACCTGAGGACCAGCGTCGAGGGCATCTTCGCCGCCGGCGACGTCGCCCAGGGGCCGGACTTTTCGACCCGCACCCGCTCGGTGCACGCCATCCAGCCGACCGCCACCGAGCACGGCCGCGTCGCCGCGCTGAACATGGCCGGGCATACGGTCGCCTATCGTGGCAGCCTGGGCATGAACGTGCTGGACACCCTAGGTCTCATCTCCTCGTCGTTCGGCCACTGGCAGGGCGTCGCGGGCGGCGAGGCGGCGGTCCATCTCGACGCCGCCCGTTTCCGCTACATGGACCTCAAGTTCGACGGCGACCGGCTGATCGGCGTCAACTCGGTGGGCCGCACCGAGAACCTGGGCGCGCTGCGCGGCCTCATCCAGAAGCGGACGCGCCTGGGGGCGTGGAAGGACCGCCTGATGGCCAATCCCTACCGCTTCATGGAAGCCCTGGTCGCCGCCACGGCTTGA